In one window of Streptomyces griseus subsp. griseus DNA:
- a CDS encoding pyridoxamine 5'-phosphate oxidase family protein: MQDTAPATATDPGAAPYTPTDRTVPTRAKERASYDRELVHSILDATYLCHLGFVRDGAPVVLPTMYGRVGERLYVHGSTGSRPLRNTRAADPGLPVCLTVTHIDALVLARSAFHHSLNYRSVVVHGTATAVTDPEERRIALDAIVDQAVPGRSRDARPANAKELAATAVIRLDLDEVSAKVRAGGPDDEPEDLALPHWTGIVPVTRGYADPVPADDLDPAVDVPDYLRAL; encoded by the coding sequence ATGCAGGACACCGCACCGGCCACCGCCACGGACCCCGGCGCCGCGCCCTATACGCCCACCGACCGCACGGTGCCCACCCGGGCCAAGGAACGCGCCTCCTACGACCGTGAGCTGGTCCACTCGATACTCGACGCGACCTACCTCTGCCACCTCGGCTTCGTCCGGGACGGGGCACCGGTCGTGCTGCCGACCATGTACGGCCGGGTCGGGGAACGTCTGTACGTCCACGGGTCGACCGGCTCCCGCCCGCTGCGGAACACCCGGGCGGCGGACCCGGGGCTGCCGGTCTGCCTGACCGTCACCCATATCGACGCCCTGGTGCTGGCCCGGTCCGCCTTCCACCACTCGCTGAACTACCGCTCCGTGGTGGTGCACGGCACCGCCACCGCCGTGACCGACCCCGAGGAGCGGCGCATCGCCCTCGACGCGATCGTCGACCAGGCCGTCCCGGGCCGCTCCCGGGACGCGCGCCCGGCCAACGCCAAGGAGCTGGCCGCCACGGCGGTGATCCGGCTGGACCTGGACGAGGTCTCCGCGAAGGTCCGCGCCGGAGGCCCCGACGACGAGCCGGAGGACCTCGCCCTCCCCCACTGGACCGGGATCGTGCCGGTCACCCGGGGCTACGCGGACCCGGTCCCGGCGGACGACCTGGACCCGGCCGTCGACGTACCGGACTACCTCCGCGCGCTCTGA